GGGCGCGGCAGCAGCAGCTTCGGCAGCCTTGGCAGCTTCCTCGGCAGCGCGTGCACGCTCTTCTTCCTGGCGGGCGGCGTCTTCGCGGACCTGACGGCGACGCGCATCATCTTCGATGCGGCGCGCTTCCTCGGCGGCGAAACGCGCCTGTTCCTCGGCAGCACGGGCCGCCGCTTCCCTCAGGACGCGGTTGCGCGCTTCGGCTTCACTGGAGGTGAGGCCGGGAGCCGGGCGATTGCCCTGCGGGGCGCGCAGCGGCGGGCGATTGCCGCCCGGACGCTGGCCCGAAGGCGCGCCCTGCGGACGCGGCGAGCCCTGAGCGGGCGCGCCGGAGCCGGGCGTACCCGGGGCGCCGGGAGCGCCGAAGCGGCGGGTGCGCTTCTCGACGACCACAGTGCGCGAGGGCCGCGACATGCCAGGGCGCGATCCCGAAGAGGGACCACCCTTCAATGTCAGGGTCTTCTTACCGCCTGCGCCCGTATTGGTGTCGTCACTATCAGCCATGTACTCGCGTCTCTATCTCGTCTTGCAGCGAACCGGCCCCTTTGGCACGATCCGCTTCAGTTTCCGGCGACATAGCGGGCCAGTCGATGGGCCCGCGCAAGCGCCGATTGGGCTGCCGCCCCTTTCGTGAGCGCAGCATGTATCACATTTTCAAGGCCGAGTGCCAAACCCAATTGCTCGGAATCGAGCAACTCGAAATGGGGCACCTCCGGTACCTCGAAACCGGCCTCTCTGGCCTGCCTTTCACGGGCGCGCAACGCACCCAGAAGCTTGGCCCTACCGTCTTCGGCAGCATCGGTCGCGGTCAGCAGGGCAGCGATGTCGCCCTTGTCGATCGCACCGCGTACCTTGGCGGCTCCCGTCAGCAGCTGCCCGGCCTTGCGAGCCAGACCCAAAGCGCCAAGAAGGCGCTGTTCTAGCCTTGTTCTGGCCAGTTGGGCAAGGTCGTCCGGCACGATCACCTGAGCCTTGAGGCTTTTGGTGAAGGCCTTCTTGCGAACGGCCTCGGCAACTGCTGCCTGCGAGAGCGTGATCCAGACGCCACGCCCTTCGGCCTTGGCGTCCGTATCGGGTACGAGAACCTCGTCAGGCCCGACCACGAACCGGATAAGGTCCGCGATCGGCTTTTCTTCACGGGTCAGGGCACATTGCCTGACAGTCTCCTCGCGACGTGGCATCGTTCACGCCCCGAACCGACCGATCAGGCCTCTTCCCCGCCCTCGGCAACAATCTCGCCTTCCTCGCCGGCTTCGGGCGCGAGATCCGCTTCGCTGATCCAGCCGGCCTTGAGACGGGCCTGCATGATCATGTCTTCGGCTTCTTCGCGCGAGACCGGGAAGTCCTTGAAGGTGCCTTCGTAACGCTTCACTTCGCCATTGACCCGCTCGGTCCAGCCGATGAGGTCATCGGAAGCGCAACCGGCAAAATCCTCGACGGTCTTGATGCCGTCCTTGCCGAGGGCCACGAGCATGCCGGCGGTGAGGCCGGGGATCTCGTAAAGCTCGTCGGCAACGCCCAGCTTGATGCGTTCTTCATCGAACGCACGGTCGATGGCGGCGAGGTATTCGGCGGCGCGGTTCTGGATTTCGGCCGCAGTCTCTTCGTCGAAGCCTTCGATGGAGGCGATTTCGCTCACATCGATATAGGCCAGTTCCTCGACCGAGGAGAAGCCTTCGGAAGCCAATAGTTGGGCAACCATCTCATCGACATCAAGGGCATTCATGAACAATTCGGAGCGTTCGGTGAATTCCTTCTGGCGACGCTCGGACTCTTCCTGCTCGGTGAGGATGTCGATATCCCAGCCGATGAGCTGGCTGGCGAGACGCACGTTCTGGCCGCGGCGGCCGATGGCAAGCGAGAGCTGCTCGTCGGGGACCACGACTTCGATGCGCTCGGCCTGCTCGTCGAGAACGACCTTGGCGACATCGGCCGGCTGGAGCGCGGAGACCACAAGGTCGGCGATGTTCTCGGTCCAGGGAATGATGTCGATCTTTTCGCCCTGGAGTTCGGCGACGACGGCCTGGACGCGGCTACCACGCATACCGACGCAGGCGCCGACCGGATCGATCGAGGAATCCGAAGAGGTCACGGCGATCTTGGCGCGGCTGCCCGGATCGCGAGCGATCGAGCGGATGGTGATGATCCCGTCATAGATTTCCGGCACTTCCTGCATGAAGAGCTTGGCCATGAACTGGGGATGGGTGCGCGAGAGGAAAATCTGCGGCCCGCGCTGCTCGCGGCGGACGTCGTAGACATAGGCGCGCACGCGGTCGCCATAGCGGAACTGTTCGCGGGGGATCAGCTCGTCGCGGCGGATGATGGCTTCGCCACGACCCAGGTCGACGATGACGTTGCCGTATTCGACGCGCTTGACGGTGCCATTGACGATTTCGCCGATGCGGCCGGAATATTCGTCGTACATGCGCTCGCGCTCAGCGTCGCGCACCTTCTGGACGATGACCTGCTTGGCCGACTGGGCGGCGATGCGGCCGAATTCGATCGGCGGCAGCGGTTCGGTCAGGAAGTCGCCGATCTTGGCATCCGGGGACTTGGTCTTGGCGTGCTTGAGGTCGACCTGGCGGCCGGGTTCCTCGACATTCTCGACGATCTCGAGCAGGCGCCACAGACGCAGCTCGCCCGAGCGCGGGTTGATCTCGGCCTTGATCTCGGTCTCGGCGCCATAGCGCGCCTTGGCGGCCTTTTCGATGGCGTCCTGCATGGCTTCGATGACGACCATGCGGTCGATCGACTTTTCGCGGGCGACGGCATCTGCGATCTGCAGCAGCTCGAGGCGGTTCGCGCTAACGGCCATTTGTGTTTGCTCCTCTTGGGAATCCGCAGCGGGCTGCGTCAGTTCGAAGTGGTGTCGTTGTCCGCCGTATCGGGCTGGTCTTCCGGATCGAACTCGACGGTTTCGATTTCCTCGTCGTCGTCGATCGGAGCCTCTTCCTGGTCGATGCGGGCCATGTCCATGAGCTTGTCGGTCATGATCAGCTTGGCTTCCGCAAGGGCCGCGAGCGGCAGGCGGTGATTGGGGTCGGTCCCGGCCGGAGCATCGGGAAGGGTAATGGTGAAGCTGTCGTCATCGGCGCCGGCGATGAAGCCGCGATAACGCTTGCGGTCGCCTTCGACAGGATCGGTCAGCTCGATACGGGCTTCGTGGCCGACATAGGTCTGGAAATCGCGGGCGCGCACCAGCGGACGATCAATGCCCGGCGAGGAAACTTCGAGGTGATATTCGCGGTCGATCGGGTCCTCGACGTCGAGAATCGGATTGAGGTCCTTGGAGAGCGCTTCACAATCCTGGATGGTGAAGCGGCCGTTCTCATCCTCCGCCATGATCTGGAGCGTGCAGCCGTTTTCCTGCGTGACTTTCACACGCACCAGCGAAAAGCCAAGGTCGTTGGCGACAGGCTCGACGATCGCGGCAATACGCGCTTCCAGGCCCGTTTCCTTGATGTAGCGTTTTTCGTTGAGATCGAAAGCCATAGGGTCTTTCAGGTAATAAAAAAGAGCGGGGCCGGTTGGCACCCACTCTCTTAAGAGAGCCATTGATGTTATGGGCTATATAACCCCGCGCGCCGCAAAGCGCAAGGGAACCAGCCTACGGAGCCCCGCCATGGATGATATGCCGACAGTCCTCATTCCCGGGCTCAATGTCACCGCGCGCGTCTATGCCGAACAGATCCCTGCCCTCTGGCAGTTCGGGCCGGTTACGGTTGCCAATCACCGGCGCGGCAGCACGGTGAAGCAGATCGCCGGCCATATCCTCAAGGATGCACCGCCGCGCTTCGCGCTGGGCGGGTTTTCGATGGGCGGCTATATCGCTCTCGAAATCATGCGGCAGGCGCCCGAGCGGATATTGCGGCTGGCGCTGATCGATACCTCGGCGCGGCCCGATGCCCCCGAGCAGACGGAGCGGCGACGGCAGCTGATGGATATCGCCAGGGGCGGCGGGTTCGCGCGCATTGCGGACGTTCAGTTCCCCAATAGCGTCCATCCCGACCACACGGGCGATGAAACGCTCAAGGCCATCAACCGCGCCATGGCGCTCGCGAATGGCATGGACGCCTATCTCGACCAGCAGAACGCCATCATCAACCGGCCCGATTCGCGTCCGGACCTGGCGGCCATCGACTGCCCGACGCTGATCGTGGTCGGCGATGGCGACCAGATCACCCCACCGCCGCTGGCGCACGAAATGGCCGACCTCATCGCGGGCTCGCGGGTCGTCGTGGTGCCCAAGGCGGGGCATATGGCGCTGATCGAGCAGCCGCAGGCAGTGACCGACGCGCTGGTCGGCTGGCTCTCCTGATTCACACCCCGCATCCCGCGGGATTTCTTTCAACTTCTGAGGATTGGACCAATCATGGAATATCGTCGTCTGGGCAAATCGGGCCTCAAGGTCAGCGAGTTTTCGTTCGGCTCGTGGGTGACCTTCGGCAAGCAGGTCGATGGCGGGGACGCCAAGACGCTGATGCAGGCGGCATACGATGCCGGCATCAACTTCTTCGACAACGCGGAAGGCTACGAGCAGGGCAATTCGGAAGCGCTGATGGGCGCGGCGCTCAAGGAGCTCGGCTGGGACCGCGACAGCTACATCGTTTCCTCGAAAGTCTTCTGGGGCGGCAGCAAGCCGACGCAGAAGGGGCTGTCGCGCAAGCACGTGACGGATGCCTGCAACGCCGCGCTCAAGCGACTCCAGGTCGACTATCTCGACCTCTATTTCTGCCACCGCCCGGACGTGGATACGCCGATCGAGGAAACGGTGCGGGCCATGGACGCACTCATCACCCAGGGCAAGATTCTCTACTGGGGCACCTCCGAGTGGAATGCGCAGCAGCTGACCGAGGCCTATGGCGTGGCGCGGGCCTATGGGCTGACGCCGCCGACGATGGAACAGCCGCAATACAATATTCTCGAGCGCCGCAAGGTCGAGGGCGACTTCCTGCCGCTCTACGAGCTTTTCGGGCTGGGGACGACGATCTGGTCGCCGCTGGCCTCGGGGATTCTCACGGGCAAGTACCTGGAAGGTATTCCCAATGACAGCCGGCTCAACCTGCCGGGCTACGAATGGCTCAAGGAACGCTGGTCGACCCCCGATGGACGTGAGAAGCAGGCGCAGGTGCGTGAGCTGGCGGACCTTGCAAAGGAGCTCGGCATTTCGCTGACGCACCTGTCGCTGCTCTGGTGCCTGGCCAATCCGCACGTCTCGACGGTGATCCTGGGCGCATCGCGCTTGTCGCAGCTCGAGGACAACCTGGCGGCGCTGGCGCACAAGGACAAGGTGACGCCCGAGGTAATGGCCCGGATCGACGAGATCGTGGGCAACAAGCCGGCCGGCCCGCAGCGGTTCTAGGCCTTGATCGGATCAGTTCGGGGGAGCGCAAACTGCGCTCCCCCGAATATCTGGTGCTACGCGGCTGCGGTTTCCGACGCGCCTTGCCGACGCAAATTCATGATCTGCGCCGTTAGCCCCGCTATCAGGATCACCAGCAGGGTGCCCTGTGCCCCGAGCAGAATGGGCGAGCCCGGGCCGGCTGCCAGCGGATGGCCATCAGGCACGCGGGTCAGCGTCTCGGTGATCGTCGGCACCATCAGCAGAAAGGCGCTGAGGCTGAGGAGGATCGTTTCGAGATAGGCTCCGGCCCGCCCGAGACGTGGAAGGCGGCGAACACCATAGCCGGCCAGCACCAGCAGCAGCGTCAGACCGCCGATGACATAGCTCACCGGTACCCGCGCCACGAGGAACGCCGTCACCGAGCCGATCACCATGGCGACAAGATAGCCGATGCCCGGCACCGACCGCGGCACGATGCGTCCGTAGCGCGCAAACATATAGATGGCCAGCGGGATGGCCGGCAGGCTGCCGAGTGTATGCACCCAGCCAAGTGGCGTAATTCCAAACATCTTTTTCGACTCTCTTCCGACTAGTAGGTAGGATATTTGGGCAAATGGCTGGAAAGCCGATTTTGCCGTTGCTTTGAGGATCAGGCTGCTGCTGGTTTGAGACGCTGGAGCAGTTGGGCCGTTACCGTGCCGAAGACCTCAGGGTTACCGAAGGCGCGCGCCGACAGCATGGCGCCGTGCACGGTCGCCAGGAACATTTCGGCCTCTTCCCGAGGAGTGCTCGCCAGGGTCAACCGGCCCTGCCGCGCACCCAGGTCGAGGACCGAAGCCAGCCATTCCGAAAGGAAGCGGAAATGCGCCCGCACCTCGAAGCTCACGTCTTCGGGCAGAACGGGGAGCTGGCTGGCCAGCAATGCACAGACGCAGAATGGCGCGCTGGCATCGGCGATACAGGCCTCCCAATAGCCGAGATAGGACCGGAGTTGTTCGAGCGGATCGGGCTGTGCCTGCAGTGCCACCAGCCCCGCCGCCGATTCTTCGCGATAGCGTGCCACCAGCGTGCGGACCAGATCGACCTTGCTTGGGAAATGGTGGTGGATGCTGGCCTTGCGGATACCGACGACCTCGGCGATGTCGGCATAGCTGAAGCCGTTATAGCCCCCGGCGACGATCAGCGAACGCGCGCAGGCCAGGATGTCGTCGGAGGTAGTGGACTGATTGCTCATAACGCTATCTACCTTCTGGTAGGTAGCTTGTCAATTTGCGATCGAGGGGGCCTTTTTGGTCCACACCGGCGAACACCAGCTCGGCGCGTCAGGCGATCTCGAACTCGCACCAATGTGCGTAGGGGCGGTCGGGCGAGTAGAGGATATTGGGGAAGTACGGATGGTGCATCGCATCCGGGAACGCCTGATCCTCGAGACAGAATCCGGAGAAATTCTTGTAGGTGCGCCCGTTGAGGCCCGGCACCGGCATGTCGGTATAGACGCCGTTGTAGAATTGCACGCCGGGGCGATCCGTCCAGAGCTTCAGGGTCAGTGCATCATCATCGCCGGTGACGGTGGCGATCGGCTGGTTGAAGTCGCGGCCGAAATCGAGGACGAGGTTACCGTCGAAGGCGATGGGCTGGCCGGAGGCGTCGCGGAGGAATTTTGACGTACGGAAATCCCATTTGGTGCCGTCGACCGGGCGGATAACGCCGGTGGGGAGGAGATCCTCGCCATTTTCGGTATAGGCGCTAGCCGCCATCTGGAAGC
The sequence above is a segment of the Paradevosia shaoguanensis genome. Coding sequences within it:
- a CDS encoding RNA-binding protein, whose amino-acid sequence is MPRREETVRQCALTREEKPIADLIRFVVGPDEVLVPDTDAKAEGRGVWITLSQAAVAEAVRKKAFTKSLKAQVIVPDDLAQLARTRLEQRLLGALGLARKAGQLLTGAAKVRGAIDKGDIAALLTATDAAEDGRAKLLGALRARERQAREAGFEVPEVPHFELLDSEQLGLALGLENVIHAALTKGAAAQSALARAHRLARYVAGN
- the nusA gene encoding transcription termination factor NusA — encoded protein: MAVSANRLELLQIADAVAREKSIDRMVVIEAMQDAIEKAAKARYGAETEIKAEINPRSGELRLWRLLEIVENVEEPGRQVDLKHAKTKSPDAKIGDFLTEPLPPIEFGRIAAQSAKQVIVQKVRDAERERMYDEYSGRIGEIVNGTVKRVEYGNVIVDLGRGEAIIRRDELIPREQFRYGDRVRAYVYDVRREQRGPQIFLSRTHPQFMAKLFMQEVPEIYDGIITIRSIARDPGSRAKIAVTSSDSSIDPVGACVGMRGSRVQAVVAELQGEKIDIIPWTENIADLVVSALQPADVAKVVLDEQAERIEVVVPDEQLSLAIGRRGQNVRLASQLIGWDIDILTEQEESERRQKEFTERSELFMNALDVDEMVAQLLASEGFSSVEELAYIDVSEIASIEGFDEETAAEIQNRAAEYLAAIDRAFDEERIKLGVADELYEIPGLTAGMLVALGKDGIKTVEDFAGCASDDLIGWTERVNGEVKRYEGTFKDFPVSREEAEDMIMQARLKAGWISEADLAPEAGEEGEIVAEGGEEA
- the rimP gene encoding ribosome maturation factor RimP — encoded protein: MAFDLNEKRYIKETGLEARIAAIVEPVANDLGFSLVRVKVTQENGCTLQIMAEDENGRFTIQDCEALSKDLNPILDVEDPIDREYHLEVSSPGIDRPLVRARDFQTYVGHEARIELTDPVEGDRKRYRGFIAGADDDSFTITLPDAPAGTDPNHRLPLAALAEAKLIMTDKLMDMARIDQEEAPIDDDEEIETVEFDPEDQPDTADNDTTSN
- a CDS encoding alpha/beta fold hydrolase; the protein is MDDMPTVLIPGLNVTARVYAEQIPALWQFGPVTVANHRRGSTVKQIAGHILKDAPPRFALGGFSMGGYIALEIMRQAPERILRLALIDTSARPDAPEQTERRRQLMDIARGGGFARIADVQFPNSVHPDHTGDETLKAINRAMALANGMDAYLDQQNAIINRPDSRPDLAAIDCPTLIVVGDGDQITPPPLAHEMADLIAGSRVVVVPKAGHMALIEQPQAVTDALVGWLS
- a CDS encoding potassium channel beta subunit family protein, which codes for MEYRRLGKSGLKVSEFSFGSWVTFGKQVDGGDAKTLMQAAYDAGINFFDNAEGYEQGNSEALMGAALKELGWDRDSYIVSSKVFWGGSKPTQKGLSRKHVTDACNAALKRLQVDYLDLYFCHRPDVDTPIEETVRAMDALITQGKILYWGTSEWNAQQLTEAYGVARAYGLTPPTMEQPQYNILERRKVEGDFLPLYELFGLGTTIWSPLASGILTGKYLEGIPNDSRLNLPGYEWLKERWSTPDGREKQAQVRELADLAKELGISLTHLSLLWCLANPHVSTVILGASRLSQLEDNLAALAHKDKVTPEVMARIDEIVGNKPAGPQRF
- a CDS encoding TetR/AcrR family transcriptional regulator; this encodes MSNQSTTSDDILACARSLIVAGGYNGFSYADIAEVVGIRKASIHHHFPSKVDLVRTLVARYREESAAGLVALQAQPDPLEQLRSYLGYWEACIADASAPFCVCALLASQLPVLPEDVSFEVRAHFRFLSEWLASVLDLGARQGRLTLASTPREEAEMFLATVHGAMLSARAFGNPEVFGTVTAQLLQRLKPAAA